The following proteins are co-located in the Macadamia integrifolia cultivar HAES 741 chromosome 3, SCU_Mint_v3, whole genome shotgun sequence genome:
- the LOC122073521 gene encoding uncharacterized protein LOC122073521 isoform X2, giving the protein MLRFFCKTLFITKSIDSTSRHAFFLRIRTISSGESTLGSKDQKNLTISYLMNSCGLPFKAATSVAQKIIVETTARPDSVIELLRTNGFTNTHLANLITKYPRLLFADPVKTLKPKIDFFQSLGFSRDDLAGFLSSNGALARSLQKQIIPTLNYLKTFVYTNENLLTALKRSSHVVQGNVKKILEPNVATLRSYGVPDSNISKMIIYQSSSLTLSVPRFKDIAAMVNNMGFDPNRRSFILAICCMSWIAKQRWERKREAFRSFGWSDDEFLWAFRVQPMIMLTSEKKLGKLMDFFVNDMHLKPSDVVKFPNLFLVSLEKRIIPRCSVLQVLMSKGLIRKDVNMASILINNKRDFERRFVTRYKGEAPEVIKAYEGEM; this is encoded by the coding sequence ATGTTGCGTTTTTTCTGCAAAACTCTGTTTATAACAAAATCTATAGATTCAACGAGTAGACATGCTTTTTTTCTTCGAATTCGAACAATATCATCCGGAGAATCAACCTTGGGCTCCAAAGACCAGAAAAATCTCACCATCTCTTACCTTATGAATTCATGTGGCTTGCCTTTCAAAGCCGCTACTTCAGTGGCACAGAAGATCATCGTCGAGACCACAGCAAGACCGGACTCTGTCATTGAGCTCTTACGAACAAATGGATTCACCAACACCCACCTTGCTAATCTGATAACGAAGTACCCACGGTTGCTTTTCGCGGATCCCGTTAAAACCCTTAAACCCAAGATCGACTTCTTTCAATCTCTGGGCTTTTCAAGAGATGACCTTGCTGGTTTCCTCTCCTCAAATGGTGCCCTAGCCAGAAGCTTGCAAAAGCAAATAATCCCGACCTTAAATTACCTCAAAACCTTCGTCTACACCAACGAGAACCTCCTTACTGCTCTCAAACGATCTAGCCACGTTGTTCAGGGTAACGTTAAGAAAATTTTGGAGCCCAACGTTGCAACCTTGCGAAGCTACGGTGTACCCGATTCCAATATTTCGAAGATGATCATCTACCAATCCAGTTCACTGACGCTAAGTGTCCCGCGGTTTAAGGATATTGCTGCAATGGTGAACAATATGGGTTTTGATCCCAACCGTCGTTCCTTCATCCTAGCCATTTGCTGTATGTCATGGATAGCTAAGCAGCGCTGGGAAAGGAAAAGGGAGGCCTTTAGGAGCTTTGGTTGGTCTGATGACGAATTTCTTTGGGCCTTTAGGGTACAACCGATGATCATGCTCACTTCGGAGAAGAAGCTTGGAAAATTGATGGATTTCTTTGTAAACGACATGCATTTGAAACCATCAGATGTTGTGAAATTCCCGAACCTTTTCTTAGTAAGTTTGGAAAAGAGAATCATTCCGAGGTGCTCAGTTCTGCAAGTTCTGATGTCCAAGGGTCTTATTCGGAAGGATGTGAATATGGCTTCAATactaattaataataaaagggATTTTGAGAGGAGGTTTGTTACCAGATATAAGGGGGAAGCTCCTGAGGTAATCAAGGCATATGAAGGTGAGATGTGA
- the LOC122073522 gene encoding uncharacterized protein LOC122073522 — protein MLRVFCKTMLLTKSIDSTSGNAFFLRTISSTESTLGTLGSIDQKNLTISYLMNSCGFPFKVATSVAQKICIETTERPDSVIELLQTYGFTNTHIGSLIRKYPRVLLADPIKTLKPKIDFFQSLGFSKSDLAKFLISDNVLLRSLQRQIIPTLNYLKTFIHTNENLISTLKQSTRLVGYSVKRIWEPNIATLRSYHVPDSNISKMIISFPEPLTLSVLRFKHIAAMVNKMGFDPNSRSFPAAIYSVAGVSKQNWERKREVFRSLGWSDDEFLVAFKVQPMVMLTSEKKLVKLMNFFVSNLHLKPSEVAKYPNLFLLSLERRIIPRCSLLQVLMSKGLIENNLHIVCALNDNKKRFEKRFVTRYEGAAPEVIKAYKGEMRFLGLGS, from the coding sequence ATGTTGCGTGTATTCTGCAAAACTATGCTTTTAACAAAATCTATAGATTCAACGAGTGGAAATGCTTTTTTTCTTCGAACAATATCATCCACAGAGTCAACCTTAGGAACCTTGGGATCCATAGACCAGAAAAATCTCACCATCTCTTACCTCATGAATTCATGTGGATTTCCTTTCAAAGTCGCTACTTCAGTGGCACAGAAGATCTGCATCGAGACCACAGAGAGACCGGATTCTGTCATTGAGCTCTTACAAACATATGGATTCACCAACACCCACATTGGTAGTCTGATACGGAAGTACCCACGGGTGCTTTTAGCCGATCCCATCAAAACCCTTAAACCCAAGATCGACTTCTTTCAATCTCTGGGCTTTTCAAAATCTGACCTTGCTAAGTTCCTCATCTCAGACAATGTCCTACTCAGAAGCTTGCAAAGGCAAATAATCCCGACCTTAAATTACCTCAAAACCTTCATCCACACCAACGAGAACCTCATCAGTACTCTCAAGCAATCCACCCGCCTCGTTGGTTACAGCGTTAAGAGAATTTGGGAGCCCAACATTGCAACCTTGCGAAGTTACCATGTACCGGATTCCAATATTTCGAAGATGATCATCTCCTTTCCCGAGCCTTTGACACTGAGTGTTTTGCGATTCAAGCATATTGCTGCAATGGTGAACAAAATGGGTTTTGATCCCAACAGTCGTTCATTCCCTGCAGCCATTTACTCTGTGGCGGGGGTTAGCAAACAGAATTGGGAAAGGAAAAGGGAGGTCTTTAGGAGCTTAGGTTGGTCTGATGACGAATTTCTTGTGGCCTTTAAGGTACAGCCGATGGTCATGCTCACTTCGGAGAAGAAGCTCGTGAAATTGATGAATTTCTTTGTGAGCAACCTGCACTTGAAGCCATCAGAAGTTGCGAAATACCCAAACCTTTTCTTATTAAGTTTGGAAAGGAGAATCATTCCGAGGTGTTCATTGCTGCAAGTTCTGATGTCCAAGGGTCTTATTGAGAATAATTTGCATATAGTTTGTGCGctaaatgataataaaaagcGTTTTGAGAAGAGGTTTGTCACTAGATATGAGGGGGCAGCCCCTGAGGTAATCAAGGCATACAAAGGTGAGATGCGATTTCTAGGACTTGGAAGTTGA